The genome window AGCAGATAGGAGCACCGCAGGAGGTTTATGATAATCCTGTAAATCTTTTCGTAGCGCAGTTCCTGGGCACTCCGCCAATCAGTATTTTTGATGGTGCGGTCAGAAATAAAAAACTGTATATCGGTGATGATGCGGTAATGGATGCAGGTAATCTTCCGGATTGTGACGTTAATGTCGGAATACGGCCTGAAGGCTATATTCTCAAAAACGATGGTGCAATGAAATGCAAGCTTCGCAAGGTTGAGGTTATGGGACGTGATATAAGTGTGGTTTCCTGCCATCCGTCCTGCCATAATGAGGTTATACGCTCTATAATTGCTTCGGACAATATTTCTGAGCTGGTGGGCGAAAATGTATGCTTTGATATAAAACCGTCCAAGATTTTTCTGTTTGACAAGATTACAGGACGCAGAATACGTGTTGAAAATGTATAGCGGGGGCGGATTATGGAAAATAAGAATTTAAAAGCCTGGCTGTATCTTATACCCGCGGTTCTGTTTCTTGCCGCATTCATGGTATATCCGCTTATAGACGTGTTTGTATACTCCTTTGAAGAGGGCTACAATTCCGCTTCCCAGACGTTTTTCGGAGTAGGTACGTATAACTATTCTTATGTGTTGCGTGACCCGTATTTTTTGCAGGCGGTGCAGAATACCATAATACTGGTTATAATAACCGTTCCCGTTTCCACCGCTCTTGCACTTCTTATTTCTGTTGGGCTGAGTTCAATCAAGCCGCTCAGGAATCTTTTTCAGACAGTCTATTTTCTTCCGTATGTGACCAATACACTGGCGGTAGGCTTGGTTTTTATGATACTTTTCAAAAAAACGCCCTACACCGACGGACTTGTAAACCTTATACTGAAATTCTTGGGTACAAATCCCATTGACTTTATTGACGGACCATACTGGGCAAAAATGTTTGTTCTGTGCTTTTACACTGTCTGGGTGGTATTGCCGTTTAAAATTCTCATTCTTACAAGTGCTCTCGCTTCCGTTAACAAAGACTATTACAGCGCTGCACGTGTGGACGGAACACCGAAAATCAGAATATTTACAAAAATCACACTGCCAATGATTTCACCAATGCTGTTTTATCTTATTATTACAGGCTTTATCGGAGCATTCAAGGCGTACAGCGATGCGGTTGCGCTTTTTGGTACCGATCTCAATGCATCGCAAATGAACACCATAGTTGGCTATGTATATGATATGCTTTACGGTGACAGCGGCGGTTATCCTTCATATGCTTCTGCGGCGGCGATAATACTTTTTGCTATTGTTCTGACAATCACCTGCATAAATCTCATAGTCAGCAAAAAGCACGTTCACTATTGAGAGGGAAAGTGTATGCATAATAATATGAATTACAATTCTATACAAAAAACCACAAATCTGAGAAAAACGGCTTTTAATATAGTTGTATATACGCTTCTGAGCATATGGGCAATGTTGGTGCTTTTTCCGTTTTACTGGATGGTGCTTACTTCGGTGAAGGGCTATGGAGCATATAACTCGGAATATATTCCGCAGTTTTTCACTCTTTCTCCTACACTCGAAAATTATTATCAGGCATTCGGCGCGGTACCGTTGGCAAAATATTTTGTCAACACCCTTGTTTTCACGGTACTTACCACGACTATCATGCTGGTAGTGATAATACCTGCCGCTTTCGCCTTTGCCAGACTTCAGTTCAGAGGAAAAAATCTTGTATTCACATTGTTCCTGTCGCTGATGATGATACCGAATGAGCTTGTCGTCATAACAAATTTTGTTACTATAACCAACCTCGAACTCAGAAATACTTTTACAGGACTTATCCTTCCGTCCGTGACATCTGTTTTCTACATTTATCTTCTGAAAGAAAACTTCGCACAGATCCCCGATGAACTGTATTACGCTGCCAAGGTGGACGGCACTTCGGATATGAAATATCTTTTAAGGGTCATGATGCCCATCTGCCGACCTACCATTGTTACCGTCACTATTCTGAAAGTAATAGAGTGCTGGAACTCATATGTGTGGCCGAGACTTATAACCGATAATCCTGATTACTATCTTGTTTCCAACGGTATACAGGAAATACGGGAAAATGGCTTCGGACGTGAAAATATTCCTGCTATGATGGCGGCAGTGGTGGTAATATCCGTACCGCTTATAATACTGTTTCTTATATTCCGCAGGAAAATAATGGAGGGCGTAGCGAGAGGGGGCACCAAAGGATGAAAAAACTCTTTTTCACACTTGTCGTTGTGCTTGTTGCGCTTGCAATGCAGGGATGTCACGGCTCGCGTGAGCAAAATGAATTTGAAATCCCACAGGAATTTGACAGCGCAAAGAATTACGAAATTACCTTTTGGGCAAAGAATGACACTAATATAAATCAGGTCAGAATTTACGAAAAGGCAATTTCCGATTTTGAAGCACTCTACCCAAATATTAAAGTAAATCTCCGCCTTTACACCGACTACGGAAGAATATATAATGATGTTATAACCAATATGTCCACAGGCACTACGCCTAATGTATGTATAACCTATCCGGACCATATTGCAACCTACCTTACGGGAGACAATGTGGTTGTTCCGCTTGATACGCTTTTGGTGCACGATAAGTATGGGCTGGGCGGAAGTGAGGTGAAATTTGATTCTCCTGCAAAAGATGAAATTGTCTCTAAATTTCTCAATGAGTGTTCTTTTGACGGAAATCTTTATGCTTTGCCGTTCATGCGCTCTACGGAGGCGTGCTACGTAAATAAAACTTATGTGGAAAAGTTGGGCTACATTCTCCCCGAGACACTTACCTGGGATTTTGTGTGGGAGGTGTCCCGCGCGGCGACTGAAAAGGACGTGAACGGTAACTTTGCCGTTAATTCGCAAAAGGTTATGCTGCCCTTCATATACAAATCCACCGACAATATGATGATCCAGATGCTGGCTCAGAAAAATGCAGGGTACTCCACGGACAGGGGCGAGGTGCTGGTTTTTAACGACACCGTAAGCATGTTTCTGAAAACTATTGCGTTCAATGTAAAGAAAGGCGCTTTTTCCACTTTTAAAATCTCGGGCTATCCCGCTAATTTCCTCAATGCAGGACAGTGTATTTTTGCGATAGATTCCACTGCCGGCGCCACCTGGATGGGAAGCGACGCACCCCTTTGCGATATAAGTGAGGAAAATCTTGTGCAGTTTGAAACCGAGGTTATGATGATACCTCAATTTGACCCGGATAATCCCTGCATGATCTCTCAGGGCCCCTCTGTGTGCGTGTTCAACAAGGATGACCCGCAGGAGGTGCTTGCCTCCTGGCTGTTCACTCAATATCTTCTCACAAATGACGTTCAAATATCATATTCCTGTACCGAGGGATACGTGCCCGTGACGTTGAAAGCACAGAAATCCGATGAATATAAGATGTATTTGTCGCAGATAGGACAGGATAACAATGAACACTATGAGCTCAAGATAAAGGCGGCACAGCTGCTCCTTGATAACACCGATAACACATTTGTAACTCCGGTGTTCAACGGTTCTGCTTCATTACGTGA of Oscillospiraceae bacterium contains these proteins:
- a CDS encoding sugar ABC transporter permease — encoded protein: MENKNLKAWLYLIPAVLFLAAFMVYPLIDVFVYSFEEGYNSASQTFFGVGTYNYSYVLRDPYFLQAVQNTIILVIITVPVSTALALLISVGLSSIKPLRNLFQTVYFLPYVTNTLAVGLVFMILFKKTPYTDGLVNLILKFLGTNPIDFIDGPYWAKMFVLCFYTVWVVLPFKILILTSALASVNKDYYSAARVDGTPKIRIFTKITLPMISPMLFYLIITGFIGAFKAYSDAVALFGTDLNASQMNTIVGYVYDMLYGDSGGYPSYASAAAIILFAIVLTITCINLIVSKKHVHY
- a CDS encoding extracellular solute-binding protein encodes the protein MKKLFFTLVVVLVALAMQGCHGSREQNEFEIPQEFDSAKNYEITFWAKNDTNINQVRIYEKAISDFEALYPNIKVNLRLYTDYGRIYNDVITNMSTGTTPNVCITYPDHIATYLTGDNVVVPLDTLLVHDKYGLGGSEVKFDSPAKDEIVSKFLNECSFDGNLYALPFMRSTEACYVNKTYVEKLGYILPETLTWDFVWEVSRAATEKDVNGNFAVNSQKVMLPFIYKSTDNMMIQMLAQKNAGYSTDRGEVLVFNDTVSMFLKTIAFNVKKGAFSTFKISGYPANFLNAGQCIFAIDSTAGATWMGSDAPLCDISEENLVQFETEVMMIPQFDPDNPCMISQGPSVCVFNKDDPQEVLASWLFTQYLLTNDVQISYSCTEGYVPVTLKAQKSDEYKMYLSQIGQDNNEHYELKIKAAQLLLDNTDNTFVTPVFNGSASLRDAAGQMIENVTKSIRRNQTVDDDYIEKLYEDMISLHHLDRIDTTGAPSGKADLGKLPVTSVALVFLLGAAWLFIAVYYVADILKSRKK
- a CDS encoding carbohydrate ABC transporter permease, with protein sequence MHNNMNYNSIQKTTNLRKTAFNIVVYTLLSIWAMLVLFPFYWMVLTSVKGYGAYNSEYIPQFFTLSPTLENYYQAFGAVPLAKYFVNTLVFTVLTTTIMLVVIIPAAFAFARLQFRGKNLVFTLFLSLMMIPNELVVITNFVTITNLELRNTFTGLILPSVTSVFYIYLLKENFAQIPDELYYAAKVDGTSDMKYLLRVMMPICRPTIVTVTILKVIECWNSYVWPRLITDNPDYYLVSNGIQEIRENGFGRENIPAMMAAVVVISVPLIILFLIFRRKIMEGVARGGTKG